The following proteins come from a genomic window of Tepidiforma thermophila:
- a CDS encoding acetyl-CoA carboxylase biotin carboxylase subunit: MFSKVLVANRGEIALRIVRGLRDLDIRSVAVYSDVDRLSQHVRYADEAHYIGPADARQSYLNVERIIEVAKRCGADAVHPGYGFLAENAEFAEACERAGLVFIGPSPESIRRLGDKIEARRIAEQAGVPVLPGSGELTSVEEALACAERIGYPVMIKAAAGGGGRGIRLIESPEQLPGAAARAMQEAAAAFGNPAIYVEKNLKKVRHIEVQVIGDRYGNIVPLGERECSIQRRHQKIIEECPSVAVSPQLRRTLSRAAVRIARAANYHNVGTVEFLLDQDGNHYFLEMNTRLQVEHPVTEMVTGTDLVKDQILVAAGEELPYEEADLLTRGWAIECRIVAEDPFNNFLPSVGRVVFAREPAGPGIRVESALYDGIEVTPYYDSLLAKVTAWGRNREGARQRMKRALAEFRVVGVATNIPYLQQILDLPDFIAGDIDTGFLDRNQVLAEEHYEEQRRAAEIAALLLVTGGERDTGEQPLNGQAAPTNGYRSQIGAWRRQQGGSTFAGGAMGRWPRSF, from the coding sequence ATGTTTTCCAAGGTCCTTGTAGCGAATCGCGGCGAAATCGCGCTCCGCATCGTCCGCGGCCTTCGTGACCTCGATATTCGATCGGTGGCGGTGTACTCCGATGTGGACCGCCTGTCGCAGCACGTCCGCTATGCGGACGAGGCGCACTACATCGGGCCGGCCGACGCCCGCCAGAGCTACCTCAATGTCGAGCGCATCATCGAAGTCGCGAAGCGGTGCGGCGCCGACGCCGTCCACCCCGGCTACGGATTCCTCGCCGAAAACGCCGAGTTCGCCGAAGCGTGCGAGCGAGCGGGGCTCGTGTTTATCGGTCCGTCTCCGGAATCGATCCGCCGCCTGGGAGACAAAATCGAGGCGCGCCGGATCGCCGAACAGGCTGGCGTACCCGTGCTTCCGGGGAGCGGCGAGCTGACCTCGGTGGAGGAGGCCCTCGCCTGTGCCGAACGCATCGGCTACCCCGTCATGATCAAAGCGGCTGCCGGAGGGGGCGGTCGCGGTATTCGGCTGATCGAATCCCCCGAGCAGTTGCCCGGCGCGGCCGCTCGCGCCATGCAGGAGGCAGCGGCTGCCTTCGGCAACCCGGCGATCTACGTCGAGAAGAACCTGAAGAAGGTCCGCCACATCGAGGTACAGGTCATCGGCGACCGCTACGGCAACATCGTGCCCCTCGGCGAGCGTGAGTGCTCCATCCAGCGCCGCCATCAGAAGATTATCGAAGAATGCCCCTCGGTTGCCGTCAGCCCGCAACTGCGGCGCACCCTCTCCCGGGCAGCGGTCCGGATTGCCCGCGCTGCGAATTACCATAACGTCGGAACAGTGGAATTCCTCCTCGACCAGGATGGCAACCACTACTTCCTCGAAATGAACACCCGGCTCCAGGTTGAGCACCCGGTCACGGAAATGGTGACCGGCACCGACCTGGTGAAGGACCAAATCCTTGTCGCAGCCGGCGAGGAACTGCCGTACGAGGAGGCCGACCTGCTTACGCGGGGCTGGGCAATCGAGTGCCGGATTGTGGCCGAGGATCCCTTCAACAACTTCCTCCCATCCGTCGGCCGGGTCGTGTTCGCCCGCGAGCCCGCAGGCCCCGGTATCCGCGTCGAAAGCGCGCTCTATGACGGCATCGAGGTCACGCCCTATTACGATTCACTGCTCGCCAAGGTCACGGCCTGGGGCCGGAACCGGGAAGGGGCGCGCCAGCGGATGAAGCGTGCCCTGGCCGAATTCCGGGTTGTCGGTGTCGCGACCAATATCCCCTACCTCCAGCAAATTCTCGACCTGCCTGACTTTATCGCCGGCGACATCGATACCGGCTTCCTCGACCGGAACCAGGTGCTGGCGGAGGAACACTACGAGGAGCAGCGTCGCGCCGCCGAAATCGCCGCCCTTTTGCTGGTCACCGGCGGTGAACGGGACACCGGCGAGCAACCGCTCAACGGCCAGGCGGCACCAACCAATGGCTATCGCAGCCAGATTGGAGCGTGGCGACGGCAACAGGGCGGCTCGACCTTTGCAGGAGGTGCCATGGGCCGATGGCCGAGAAGTTTCTAG
- a CDS encoding acetyl-CoA carboxylase biotin carboxyl carrier protein subunit: MAEKFLVRTDETIEAYEIERTSESVRVRREGEEHWTEVELHRVGDSQLYLLMLEHQPVEIYLERRRGGARATIGRHGFDFKVERWRPQAAKLAAQQVQTGLRRITAPMTGSIIEVRCKPGDQVAPGDVLLVIESMKMNNELRSPAAGVIEQVAVSAGQRVNAGELLVALHVS, encoded by the coding sequence ATGGCCGAGAAGTTTCTAGTCCGCACGGACGAGACGATCGAGGCGTACGAAATAGAACGGACCAGCGAATCAGTCCGCGTTCGCCGCGAAGGCGAAGAGCACTGGACGGAGGTCGAGCTCCATCGTGTCGGTGATTCGCAGCTCTACCTGCTGATGCTGGAGCACCAGCCCGTGGAGATTTACCTCGAACGGCGCCGCGGGGGCGCCCGTGCAACCATCGGCCGGCACGGGTTCGACTTCAAGGTCGAGCGCTGGCGCCCGCAGGCCGCGAAACTGGCCGCGCAGCAGGTCCAGACCGGTCTCCGGCGCATTACCGCGCCAATGACCGGCTCGATTATCGAGGTGCGCTGCAAACCCGGCGACCAGGTGGCTCCCGGCGACGTGCTCCTGGTCATCGAGTCAATGAAGATGAATAATGAGCTGCGGTCGCCAGCCGCCGGTGTCATTGAGCAGGTCGCCGTGTCTGCCGGCCAGCGCGTGAACGCCGGTGAACTGCTCGTTGCCCTCCATGTCAGCTGA
- the rsmA gene encoding 16S rRNA (adenine(1518)-N(6)/adenine(1519)-N(6))-dimethyltransferase RsmA produces the protein MVRTHTDRLPGPRPRKALGQHFLRDSGVLADIVHALRVPEGGLVVEIGAGTGQLTAALLEAGHDVLAIEIEPRLVGHLRNRFRKHERLRIVEGDARVVDFGALVPPGRPFVVVGNLPYFAANPIVRNVLENARRPAEAVVMVQREVAREMTAAPGEWSLHTVSIRVYADSELLFDVPPEAFEPPPAVWSSVVRLSVLPEPRVPEAEIPEFFDFVSRVFRNPRKQVHNSLARGVWLPPGGARQALERAEIDPMRRPETLNLEEWQALRRACREVVAVG, from the coding sequence GTGGTGCGCACACATACTGACCGGCTGCCCGGTCCCCGGCCCCGCAAAGCACTTGGCCAGCACTTTCTCCGTGACTCGGGGGTGTTGGCCGATATCGTCCACGCGCTCCGCGTGCCCGAGGGCGGCCTGGTCGTCGAAATCGGCGCCGGAACTGGCCAGCTGACCGCCGCCCTGCTCGAGGCTGGCCACGACGTGCTTGCCATCGAAATCGAACCCCGGCTGGTTGGGCACCTGCGCAACCGGTTCCGCAAGCATGAGCGGCTGCGGATCGTCGAAGGCGATGCCAGGGTCGTCGACTTTGGGGCGCTGGTACCGCCGGGGAGGCCGTTCGTCGTCGTCGGCAACCTGCCGTACTTCGCGGCAAACCCGATAGTCCGGAACGTGCTTGAGAATGCGCGGCGTCCGGCCGAGGCCGTCGTGATGGTGCAGCGGGAAGTCGCGCGTGAGATGACCGCGGCCCCTGGCGAGTGGTCGCTCCACACCGTCTCGATCCGCGTCTACGCTGACTCCGAGCTGCTCTTCGATGTTCCCCCAGAGGCATTCGAGCCGCCGCCCGCTGTCTGGTCCTCGGTGGTCCGGCTCAGCGTCCTGCCCGAGCCGCGTGTTCCAGAGGCCGAGATCCCGGAGTTCTTCGATTTCGTCAGCCGCGTGTTCCGCAACCCGCGCAAACAGGTCCACAACAGCCTGGCGCGGGGTGTCTGGCTGCCCCCAGGCGGTGCCCGGCAGGCGCTTGAGCGGGCCGAAATCGACCCGATGCGCCGGCCTGAGACGCTCAACCTCGAGGAGTGGCAGGCACTGCGGCGGGCATGTCGCGAGGTGGTCGCCGTTGGTTGA
- a CDS encoding 4-(cytidine 5'-diphospho)-2-C-methyl-D-erythritol kinase produces MVERLAGPAPAKVNLALDVLGRRSDGYHELDTLFLELELADHVEIVPSEAPGLEVSGPRAAGVPAGRANLAWRALECAAFGAGADPTFRVRIDKQIPAAGGLAGGSSDAAAVLLLAAKLWPQLVPRLPALALELGSDVPFFLTGGFARGRGRGELLEPLPPLPMHDVVLFPPPAGTQAVERKTAAVFAKLAELDSRPPAVSSVLELARGGSLSTEDLVGANALEHAALAVFPWLQEHRTRIEAVIRSPVVLTGAGPTWFWIGPSGSGDAVAHCAREAGLEVIVTRTAAR; encoded by the coding sequence TTGGTTGAACGGCTGGCAGGCCCTGCGCCGGCGAAAGTCAATCTCGCGCTGGATGTGCTCGGCCGGCGCAGCGATGGCTACCACGAACTCGATACGCTGTTCCTCGAACTCGAACTCGCCGACCACGTTGAGATCGTCCCCTCCGAAGCGCCGGGTCTCGAGGTCTCCGGGCCGCGCGCGGCGGGGGTCCCCGCCGGCCGGGCCAACCTGGCCTGGCGCGCCCTCGAATGCGCTGCTTTCGGCGCAGGGGCGGACCCGACGTTCCGTGTGCGCATCGACAAGCAGATTCCCGCTGCCGGGGGGCTGGCCGGCGGTTCCTCCGACGCTGCAGCGGTCCTTTTGCTGGCGGCGAAGCTTTGGCCGCAGCTCGTTCCCCGGCTGCCCGCGCTCGCCCTCGAGCTCGGCAGCGACGTCCCGTTCTTCCTCACGGGCGGGTTCGCCAGGGGCCGCGGCCGTGGCGAGCTCCTCGAGCCGCTGCCTCCCCTGCCGATGCACGACGTTGTGCTCTTCCCGCCCCCGGCCGGCACGCAGGCCGTCGAGCGGAAAACGGCGGCCGTCTTCGCGAAACTGGCGGAACTCGACTCCCGCCCGCCTGCGGTCTCTTCGGTGCTCGAACTCGCCCGCGGCGGCTCCCTGTCGACCGAAGACCTGGTCGGCGCCAACGCGCTCGAACACGCCGCACTCGCCGTCTTCCCCTGGCTGCAGGAGCACCGTACTCGGATCGAGGCGGTGATCAGGAGCCCTGTTGTACTGACGGGGGCTGGCCCGACCTGGTTCTGGATCGGACCGTCCGGGTCCGGGGATGCCGTCGCGCACTGCGCCCGGGAGGCGGGGCTCGAGGTCATCGTGACCCGGACGGCTGCGCGGTGA
- a CDS encoding ubiquitin-like domain-containing protein, with translation MTQALLRPVSRSQLRRERRVFVRRARARVFRGRNHASAVLAVTLFILAGFRAFPGRDVLVVSDTGAQVYHAVFQGEIAALPGLDQPEAGRPRTFNSAGLAGIGIPRTRDVTVSVDGRELVVRTSAGTIGGVLASAGVELGPRDRVRLNGTVATPQTPLAGVRLSAAGLSSGSIALPRLEVERARRFVVFIDDLRVDVQTSAATVGELVADLGLVVREADLVEPAMETPLSAGMAVRLAPARTITVVLDGQAQALYTRAATVAEVLALLDLQGAEVVELSHTQDAYLPAGSTLVVGTLRTVREEVVEPLPPATVVEEDPALPRGHVRLIPGRPGELRTVVEAVYRNGLLESREVVSRSVTKAPVAHRQVIGTRDVEAPGLFLASPEYTGPYRKKLTVWATWYNASHGPWAPDHPAYGRTATGVLVDRGICAVDPQVIPLGTRFVVPGYGLCIAADVGGGIKGAKVDLGFPEDAGPNPWRTGTVDIYILD, from the coding sequence GTGACGCAGGCCCTGTTGCGGCCGGTGAGCCGTTCTCAGCTTCGTCGCGAGCGCCGCGTATTTGTCCGCCGCGCCCGCGCGCGGGTCTTCCGCGGCCGCAACCACGCCTCGGCGGTGCTGGCCGTAACCCTGTTCATCCTCGCCGGCTTCCGGGCCTTTCCAGGGCGGGATGTTCTCGTCGTTTCCGATACCGGAGCGCAGGTCTACCATGCGGTCTTTCAAGGCGAAATCGCCGCCCTGCCAGGGCTCGACCAGCCTGAGGCTGGCCGCCCGCGGACGTTCAACTCGGCAGGGCTGGCCGGCATCGGTATCCCGCGGACCCGGGATGTCACCGTGTCGGTCGATGGCCGGGAACTCGTGGTCCGGACCTCGGCAGGGACGATCGGTGGCGTGCTCGCATCAGCCGGTGTGGAACTGGGCCCGCGCGACCGGGTCCGCCTGAATGGCACCGTGGCCACGCCGCAGACACCGCTCGCGGGGGTCCGCCTGTCGGCCGCCGGGCTCAGTTCTGGTTCAATCGCCCTGCCCCGCCTTGAGGTCGAACGCGCCCGTCGCTTCGTGGTCTTCATCGATGACCTTCGTGTCGATGTACAGACTTCCGCAGCCACCGTCGGCGAACTCGTCGCGGATCTCGGTCTCGTGGTCCGCGAGGCCGACCTCGTCGAGCCCGCGATGGAGACGCCGCTTTCGGCCGGCATGGCCGTCCGCCTCGCTCCTGCCCGCACCATCACCGTGGTGCTCGACGGCCAGGCCCAGGCGCTCTACACCCGGGCAGCAACGGTTGCCGAAGTGCTGGCCCTCCTGGACTTGCAGGGAGCCGAGGTTGTTGAACTCTCGCACACGCAGGACGCGTACCTCCCGGCCGGCAGCACCCTTGTGGTTGGGACCCTCCGGACGGTCCGGGAAGAGGTCGTCGAGCCGCTGCCGCCGGCCACCGTTGTCGAAGAGGACCCGGCATTGCCCCGCGGCCACGTCCGGCTCATCCCGGGCCGCCCTGGCGAATTGCGGACAGTCGTCGAGGCGGTCTACCGGAACGGCCTGCTTGAGTCGCGTGAGGTGGTCAGCCGGTCCGTTACCAAAGCACCCGTGGCTCACCGGCAGGTTATCGGGACACGCGATGTCGAAGCACCCGGCCTTTTCCTCGCCAGCCCGGAGTACACCGGACCGTACCGGAAGAAGCTGACGGTCTGGGCGACCTGGTACAACGCCAGTCACGGGCCCTGGGCGCCCGACCATCCCGCCTACGGGCGCACGGCAACCGGTGTACTCGTCGACCGCGGGATCTGTGCCGTTGACCCCCAGGTCATTCCCCTCGGAACCCGATTTGTCGTCCCCGGTTACGGGCTTTGTATCGCCGCCGACGTTGGCGGCGGGATCAAAGGGGCTAAGGTCGACCTTGGGTTTCCCGAGGATGCCGGCCCCAATCCGTGGCGCACCGGGACCGTGGACATCTACATTCTCGACTGA